From Actinoplanes oblitus, a single genomic window includes:
- a CDS encoding TetR/AcrR family transcriptional regulator encodes MSDEAKSRADVRAAIVDAAAWLLRHGGPAAVTTRGVAERAGVQAPTIYRLFGDKDGLLEAVAEHVMAAFVSEKVAGAAAATAADVDPLDDLRESWRKQIAFGLANPAVFRLLSDPDRVAGSPAARMGRQVLQARVHRLAAAGRLRVPEARAVDLIQAAGVGTVQTLLATPPQVRDPGLGEAMMDAVLCRILTDAPAGAPQGPTATAVALRALAPRLGVLSDGERRLLVEWLDRIADAPAKPAEVAATPTGDR; translated from the coding sequence ATGAGTGACGAGGCCAAGAGCCGGGCAGACGTACGGGCGGCGATCGTCGACGCCGCCGCGTGGCTGTTGCGGCACGGCGGGCCCGCCGCGGTGACGACCCGCGGGGTGGCCGAGCGGGCCGGGGTCCAGGCGCCGACCATCTACCGGCTGTTCGGCGACAAGGACGGTCTGCTGGAGGCGGTGGCCGAGCACGTCATGGCCGCGTTCGTGTCCGAGAAGGTGGCGGGCGCGGCGGCCGCCACCGCGGCGGACGTCGACCCGCTCGACGATCTCCGCGAGAGCTGGCGCAAACAGATCGCGTTCGGCCTCGCCAACCCGGCGGTGTTCCGCCTGCTGAGCGACCCCGACCGGGTCGCCGGCTCACCGGCCGCCCGGATGGGCAGGCAGGTGCTACAGGCGCGTGTCCATCGGCTGGCGGCGGCCGGACGGCTCCGGGTGCCCGAGGCGCGGGCGGTCGACCTCATCCAGGCCGCCGGCGTCGGGACCGTGCAGACCCTGCTGGCGACGCCGCCGCAGGTGCGGGACCCGGGCCTCGGTGAGGCGATGATGGACGCGGTGCTGTGCCGGATCCTGACGGACGCCCCGGCCGGGGCGCCGCAGGGGCCCACCGCGACGGCGGTGGCCCTGCGGGCTCTCGCGCCGCGGCTCGGGGTGCTCAGCGACGGCGAGCGGCGCCTGCTGGTGGAGTGGCTCGACCGGATCGCGGACGCTCCGGCGAAGCCGGCGGAGGTCGCGGCGACACCCACCGGCGACCGGTAG
- a CDS encoding NmrA family NAD(P)-binding protein yields MIIVTGATGALNGATVDHLLEHLPASEIVVVARDTARAGRFARRGVQVRRGDYAEPNSLPAAFAGADQLLLVSSNDPAADAPALHRAAIDAAVTAGVKRILYTSHQASAPDNPFVPGRDHFVTEQLLAASGVPWTSLRNGFYAHSLPLLAGPWHETGVIAVPGDGPVSWTAREDAAEAAAAVLISDGAYDGPVTLTAPAAPTFAEIAELASELSGRTIRHQLMDERDWCAARLAAGQPEHMVHFLLGFYRAARGGYFAGVDPLLGELLGRRPRTVRDVLRATTA; encoded by the coding sequence ATGATTATCGTGACCGGAGCAACCGGTGCCCTCAACGGTGCCACCGTCGATCACCTGCTCGAACACCTGCCCGCGAGCGAGATCGTGGTGGTCGCGCGCGACACCGCCAGGGCCGGCCGCTTCGCCCGGCGTGGCGTCCAGGTCAGGCGCGGTGACTACGCCGAACCGAATTCCCTGCCGGCGGCGTTCGCCGGTGCCGACCAGCTGCTGCTCGTCTCCTCCAACGACCCGGCGGCTGACGCGCCGGCTCTGCACCGCGCGGCGATCGACGCCGCGGTCACCGCCGGGGTGAAACGCATCCTCTACACCAGCCACCAGGCCTCGGCGCCGGACAATCCGTTCGTCCCCGGCCGGGACCACTTCGTCACCGAGCAGCTGCTGGCCGCCTCCGGTGTCCCGTGGACCTCGCTGCGCAACGGGTTCTACGCCCACAGCCTGCCGTTGCTCGCCGGCCCCTGGCACGAGACGGGGGTGATCGCCGTCCCCGGTGACGGCCCGGTGTCCTGGACCGCTCGCGAGGACGCCGCCGAGGCGGCCGCCGCCGTCCTGATCTCCGACGGCGCCTACGACGGCCCGGTGACCCTCACCGCGCCCGCCGCTCCCACCTTTGCCGAGATCGCCGAGCTGGCCTCGGAACTGTCCGGGCGGACCATCCGCCACCAGCTGATGGACGAGCGGGACTGGTGCGCGGCGCGGCTCGCCGCCGGGCAGCCGGAGCACATGGTCCACTTCCTGCTGGGCTTCTACCGGGCCGCACGGGGCGGCTACTTCGCCGGCGTCGATCCGCTGCTCGGCGAACTCCTCGGCCGTCGGCCGCGGACCGTGCGGGACGTCCTGCGGGCGACGACCGCATAG
- a CDS encoding class I SAM-dependent methyltransferase, which yields MADDELADLLAEQITYYRARAGEYDATYPLDVHADADSRARLVAALETFAPYGRVLELACGTGQWTVELARHATSVTAVDAAPEVLEICRRRAGAPHVYLVEADLFTWRPRQRYDLVFFSGWLSHVPPQRFDDFWTLVADCLAPDGRVFVIDELPAVATQERPAPGQPAPAVHREVAGGRAFRAVKVLYSPGELRARLAPLGWHADVETVGWRFLWAVLRRDGRPGGAAGVP from the coding sequence ATGGCAGACGACGAATTGGCGGATCTGCTGGCCGAGCAGATCACCTACTACCGGGCGCGGGCCGGCGAATACGACGCGACCTACCCATTGGACGTGCACGCCGACGCGGATTCCCGGGCCCGGCTGGTGGCCGCCTTGGAGACGTTCGCGCCGTACGGCCGGGTGCTGGAGCTGGCCTGCGGGACCGGCCAGTGGACCGTCGAACTCGCCCGGCACGCCACGAGTGTGACCGCTGTCGACGCCGCGCCCGAGGTGCTGGAGATCTGCCGCCGGCGGGCCGGCGCGCCTCACGTGTACCTCGTCGAGGCGGATCTGTTCACGTGGCGGCCGCGCCAGCGCTACGACCTGGTCTTCTTCTCGGGCTGGTTGTCCCACGTGCCACCGCAGCGGTTCGACGACTTCTGGACGCTTGTCGCCGACTGCCTGGCCCCGGACGGCCGGGTGTTCGTGATCGACGAGTTGCCGGCGGTGGCCACCCAGGAGCGCCCGGCCCCCGGGCAGCCCGCCCCGGCCGTGCACCGCGAGGTCGCCGGCGGCCGGGCGTTCCGTGCCGTCAAGGTGCTCTACAGCCCCGGCGAGCTGCGGGCACGCCTGGCGCCGCTGGGCTGGCACGCGGATGTCGAAACGGTCGGCTGGCGGTTCCTCTGGGCCGTCCTGCGGCGAGACGGGCGGCCGGGCGGTGCCGCGGGCGTACCGTAA
- a CDS encoding NAD(P)H-binding protein translates to MRILVTGGTGDVGRLVVEQLTRADAGVRVVSRRPEGGPSGVETVRGDLAQPETLLPALRGVDRMYLFPCPDTAADIVRLAARAGVGRVVTLSSGAVTTGYDTDFHLPVERAVEASGLEWTHVRPAEFMLNNLWLWGPSIRAERTVREPFPDRTGRPVHERDVADVAVAALLGDGHHGAAYTIYGPDAISCRDRVRAIGAALGEQIRLEVVTPARARDLYLAQGGFAAASADFLTGFRSYSAGTPDPAPVGRPEPPADLPTAEQVTGRPARTFAEWARDHAADFG, encoded by the coding sequence ATGCGAATTCTGGTCACCGGGGGAACCGGAGACGTGGGGCGGCTGGTCGTCGAGCAGTTGACGCGAGCCGATGCCGGGGTGCGGGTGGTCAGTCGCCGTCCGGAGGGCGGACCATCCGGAGTGGAGACGGTCCGCGGCGACCTGGCCCAGCCGGAGACGCTCCTGCCGGCCCTGCGCGGCGTCGACCGGATGTATCTGTTCCCGTGTCCCGATACGGCGGCCGACATCGTCCGGCTCGCCGCCCGGGCCGGGGTCGGGCGCGTGGTCACGCTCTCCTCGGGCGCGGTGACCACCGGCTACGACACCGACTTCCACCTGCCGGTGGAGCGAGCGGTCGAGGCGTCCGGGCTGGAGTGGACCCACGTGCGACCGGCCGAGTTCATGCTCAACAACCTGTGGCTGTGGGGCCCGTCGATCCGGGCCGAGCGCACCGTGCGCGAGCCGTTCCCGGACCGGACCGGGCGGCCCGTGCACGAGCGGGACGTCGCCGACGTGGCGGTGGCGGCCCTGCTCGGCGACGGCCACCACGGCGCGGCGTACACGATCTACGGCCCCGACGCGATCAGCTGCCGTGACCGGGTCCGGGCGATCGGCGCCGCCCTGGGCGAGCAGATCCGGCTCGAGGTGGTGACGCCGGCCCGGGCGCGCGACCTGTACCTGGCCCAGGGCGGCTTCGCGGCCGCCTCCGCCGACTTCCTGACCGGCTTCCGGTCCTATTCGGCCGGGACACCCGATCCGGCGCCGGTCGGCCGTCCGGAGCCACCGGCGGACCTGCCCACCGCCGAGCAGGTGACCGGCAGACCGGCGCGCACCTTCGCCGAGTGGGCCCGCGATCACGCCGCGGATTTCGGCTAG
- a CDS encoding cupin domain-containing protein, protein MTYPPPLYHGEKGEVSATHRPSDSKPELVYPNGTRIHYLSTGESTGGLFGLYRWECGPGVTGPEPHFHRSIAESFYILTGVMSIYDGHRWITAEPGDWVHVPPGGIHAFKNKSGEPASMLLHFSPGAPREGYFEGLAHLDEMSEPEKAAFYREHDNIWI, encoded by the coding sequence ATGACGTATCCGCCGCCGCTGTATCACGGGGAAAAGGGCGAGGTCTCGGCGACCCATCGGCCCAGCGACAGCAAGCCCGAACTCGTCTATCCGAACGGCACCCGGATCCACTACCTGTCCACCGGGGAATCGACCGGCGGGCTGTTCGGTCTGTACCGCTGGGAGTGCGGCCCCGGCGTGACCGGCCCGGAGCCGCATTTCCACCGCAGTATCGCCGAGTCGTTCTACATTCTCACCGGCGTCATGAGCATCTATGACGGCCATCGATGGATCACGGCCGAGCCCGGCGACTGGGTGCACGTCCCCCCGGGCGGTATCCACGCCTTCAAGAACAAATCAGGCGAGCCGGCGTCGATGCTGTTGCACTTCTCCCCGGGCGCCCCGCGCGAGGGCTATTTCGAGGGACTGGCACACCTCGACGAGATGAGCGAGCCGGAGAAGGCCGCCTTCTACCGGGAACACGACAACATCTGGATCTGA
- a CDS encoding helix-turn-helix transcriptional regulator encodes MDRRELAGFLRSRRERISPADVGLPAGPRRRTPGLRREEVAQLAYISTEYYARLEQGRAPRPSREVLAGLARALRLSGPERDHLHHLAGAPPAPRSGPSREVRQSILDLLHRLPQAAATVLSAGFEVIAWNDLAAALMEDFSAVPRRDRNLVRRVFLGPHRDGRRLYGLSDADHFATRAARRLRATVARYPADPELAALVGDLLAGSARFRELWDSHDVSDEPTLVKTFRHPVVGPITVNCDVLDITDRDQRVIIYTAEPGSPAEQSLRLLSVIGTQRMPVG; translated from the coding sequence GTGGATCGACGAGAGCTGGCCGGATTCCTGCGCAGCCGGCGGGAGCGGATCAGCCCCGCCGACGTGGGACTGCCGGCCGGCCCGCGCCGGCGCACCCCCGGGCTGCGCCGCGAGGAGGTGGCCCAGCTGGCGTACATCTCCACCGAGTACTACGCCCGCCTGGAGCAGGGCCGCGCCCCGCGCCCGTCCCGCGAGGTGCTCGCCGGCCTGGCCCGGGCCCTGCGCCTGTCGGGCCCCGAGCGCGACCATCTGCACCACCTCGCCGGCGCGCCGCCCGCCCCGCGCTCCGGCCCGTCCCGGGAGGTCCGGCAGAGCATCCTGGACCTGCTGCATCGGCTCCCTCAGGCGGCCGCCACGGTGCTCTCCGCGGGCTTCGAGGTGATCGCCTGGAACGACCTCGCCGCCGCGCTGATGGAGGACTTCTCCGCCGTCCCGCGACGCGACCGCAACCTGGTCCGGCGGGTCTTCCTCGGCCCGCACCGCGACGGCCGGCGCCTCTACGGGCTGTCCGACGCCGATCATTTCGCGACGCGCGCCGCCCGGCGGCTGCGCGCCACGGTGGCCCGGTACCCCGCCGACCCGGAATTGGCCGCGCTGGTCGGTGACCTGCTCGCCGGCAGCGCCCGGTTCCGCGAGCTGTGGGACTCGCACGACGTCTCCGACGAGCCGACGCTGGTCAAGACGTTCCGGCACCCGGTGGTCGGCCCGATCACGGTGAACTGCGACGTCCTCGACATCACCGACCGCGACCAGCGCGTCATCATCTACACCGCGGAGCCCGGCTCACCCGCCGAGCAGTCCCTGCGCCTGCTCTCCGTGATCGGCACCCAGCGCATGCCGGTCGGCTGA
- a CDS encoding SDR family NAD(P)-dependent oxidoreductase, which yields MTYLLEDKVALISGAGRGIGAAAARLFAGEGARVLLAARTEDQLKAVTEEIRTAGGVADYVVCDLADPDSVRAAVERAVALHGRLDVAFNNGAAITPPGPMDQVTVADFDLLYEVNLRAVWLAMAAEVTAIRATAGTGAIVNNSSVGSLRGNPRLPAYAAMKRAVNSLTESAAVTYGPEGIRVNAIAPGNTATAMIDAWQSHSPGLVERLVAATPLGRQAAPDEIAQAAAWLLSDRASFVTGAILPVDGGARA from the coding sequence ATGACCTATCTGCTCGAGGACAAGGTGGCCCTGATCAGCGGCGCGGGCCGGGGGATCGGTGCGGCGGCGGCCCGGCTGTTCGCCGGTGAGGGCGCCCGGGTGCTGCTCGCGGCGCGGACCGAGGACCAGCTGAAGGCGGTGACCGAGGAGATCCGTACGGCGGGCGGCGTGGCCGACTACGTGGTGTGCGACCTCGCGGACCCGGACAGCGTGCGGGCCGCCGTGGAGCGGGCGGTGGCGTTGCACGGCCGGCTCGACGTGGCGTTCAACAACGGGGCGGCGATTACCCCGCCCGGCCCGATGGATCAGGTCACCGTGGCCGACTTTGATCTGCTCTACGAGGTGAATCTGCGCGCGGTGTGGCTGGCGATGGCGGCCGAGGTGACGGCGATCCGGGCCACCGCGGGCACCGGGGCGATCGTGAACAACTCCAGCGTCGGCAGCCTGCGCGGCAACCCGCGGCTGCCCGCCTACGCGGCGATGAAGCGGGCGGTGAACAGCCTGACCGAGTCGGCGGCGGTCACCTACGGGCCGGAGGGCATCCGGGTCAACGCGATCGCGCCCGGCAACACCGCCACCGCGATGATCGACGCCTGGCAGTCGCACTCACCCGGCCTGGTGGAGCGGCTGGTGGCGGCCACCCCGCTGGGCCGCCAGGCCGCACCGGACGAGATCGCCCAGGCGGCCGCCTGGCTGCTCAGCGACCGCGCCTCGTTCGTGACCGGCGCGATCCTGCCGGTCGACGGAGGCGCCCGCGCCTGA
- a CDS encoding AMP-binding protein: MDSPLSISTGPAEPPLLDRTIGTDLLATVARHGDRDALVDCASGRTWSYAQLRAVVDAVALGLRRLGVTKGDRVGIWAPNCPEWVFLQYATARLGAVLVTINPAYRTHELRYVLRQSGIRTLVAARSFKTSDYAAMIAETRGECPDLRDVILIGEPSWTELTGAGDDPAVLDEIEATLHPDDPINIQYTSGTTGFPKGATLSHRNILNNGYLVGELIDYTEADRICIPVPFYHCFGMVMGNLAATSHGAAMVIPAPGFDPALTLRAVAGQRCTSLYGVPTMFIAMLHHPDFATFDLSSLRTGIMAGSPCPVETMKQVIDRMGMTEVSICYGMTETSPVSCQTRTDDSLDRRVATVGRVGPHLEVKVVDSHGATVPIGEAGELCTRGYSVMLGYWEQPDKTAEAIDPDGWMHTGDLAVMDADGYLRITGRIKDLIIRGGENISPREVEEFLLTHPDIIDAQVIGVPDEKYGEEVMAWVRMKPGTTPLDAAGLRTFCSGKLAHYKIPRYVRIVDDFPMTVTGKIRKVEMREISTRELTA; encoded by the coding sequence GTGGACTCCCCGCTGAGCATCAGCACCGGCCCGGCCGAGCCGCCGCTGCTGGACCGCACGATCGGCACCGACCTGCTGGCCACCGTGGCCCGGCACGGCGATCGGGACGCCCTGGTCGACTGCGCCTCCGGCCGCACGTGGAGCTATGCGCAATTGCGGGCGGTCGTCGACGCGGTCGCGCTGGGCCTGCGCCGGCTCGGCGTCACCAAGGGCGACCGGGTCGGCATCTGGGCGCCGAACTGCCCGGAGTGGGTCTTCCTGCAGTACGCGACCGCCCGGCTCGGCGCCGTCCTGGTCACCATCAACCCGGCGTACCGCACCCACGAGCTGCGCTACGTGCTCCGGCAGTCAGGCATCCGCACCCTGGTCGCCGCGCGATCGTTCAAGACCTCCGACTACGCCGCGATGATCGCCGAGACCCGCGGCGAGTGCCCGGACCTGCGCGACGTGATCCTGATCGGCGAACCGTCCTGGACCGAGCTGACCGGCGCCGGCGACGACCCGGCGGTGCTCGACGAGATCGAGGCCACGCTGCACCCGGACGACCCGATCAACATCCAGTACACCTCCGGCACCACCGGTTTCCCGAAAGGCGCGACGCTCTCGCACCGCAACATCCTGAACAACGGGTACCTGGTCGGTGAGCTGATCGATTACACCGAGGCGGACCGGATCTGCATCCCGGTGCCGTTCTACCACTGCTTCGGCATGGTGATGGGCAACCTGGCCGCCACCAGCCACGGCGCCGCCATGGTGATCCCGGCGCCCGGCTTCGACCCGGCCCTGACCCTGCGGGCTGTCGCCGGACAGCGCTGCACCTCGCTCTACGGCGTGCCGACCATGTTCATCGCCATGCTGCACCATCCGGACTTCGCCACCTTCGACCTGTCCTCGCTGCGCACCGGCATCATGGCCGGCTCGCCCTGCCCGGTCGAGACGATGAAGCAGGTCATCGACCGGATGGGGATGACCGAGGTGTCGATCTGTTACGGCATGACCGAGACGTCCCCGGTCTCCTGCCAGACCCGCACCGACGACAGCCTCGACCGCCGGGTCGCCACCGTCGGCCGGGTCGGCCCGCACCTGGAGGTCAAGGTCGTCGACTCGCACGGCGCGACCGTCCCGATCGGCGAGGCCGGCGAACTGTGCACCCGCGGCTACTCGGTGATGCTGGGCTACTGGGAGCAGCCCGACAAGACCGCCGAGGCGATCGACCCGGACGGCTGGATGCACACCGGCGACCTCGCGGTGATGGACGCCGACGGCTACCTGCGCATCACCGGCCGGATCAAGGATCTGATCATCCGCGGCGGCGAGAACATCTCTCCCCGCGAGGTCGAGGAGTTCCTGCTCACCCACCCGGACATCATCGACGCCCAGGTCATCGGCGTCCCCGACGAGAAATACGGCGAGGAGGTAATGGCCTGGGTCCGGATGAAACCGGGCACGACGCCGCTCGACGCGGCCGGCCTGCGCACCTTCTGCTCCGGCAAGCTGGCCCATTACAAGATCCCACGCTACGTCCGCATCGTCGACGACTTCCCGATGACCGTCACCGGCAAGATCCGCAAAGTCGAGATGCGCGAGATCTCCACCCGCGAGCTGACCGCCTGA
- a CDS encoding AMP-binding protein, which produces MLPVVPMFHANAWGMTETSPVATVGSARSHLDGGTEDERADARARQGVPAPLVELRITDPDTGEELPWDDVATGELQAAGPWVARQYHRGEGEGQFTADGWLKTGDVAAVDRYGSVRLVDRTKDLVKSGGEWISSVELENELMAHPAVAEAAVIGVPHEKWSARWSLNGH; this is translated from the coding sequence GTGCTCCCGGTCGTCCCGATGTTCCACGCCAACGCCTGGGGGATGACCGAGACGTCCCCGGTCGCCACCGTCGGCAGCGCGCGCTCGCATCTCGACGGCGGCACCGAGGACGAGCGGGCCGACGCCCGGGCCCGGCAGGGTGTCCCCGCGCCCCTGGTCGAGCTGCGTATCACCGACCCGGACACCGGCGAGGAACTGCCCTGGGACGACGTGGCGACCGGCGAGTTGCAGGCCGCGGGACCGTGGGTGGCGCGGCAGTACCACCGCGGCGAGGGCGAGGGACAGTTCACCGCGGACGGCTGGCTGAAGACCGGCGACGTCGCGGCGGTGGATCGATACGGGTCGGTGCGGCTCGTCGACCGGACCAAGGACCTGGTGAAGTCTGGTGGCGAGTGGATCAGCTCGGTCGAGCTGGAGAACGAGCTGATGGCACATCCGGCGGTGGCCGAGGCCGCGGTGATCGGGGTGCCGCACGAGAAGTGGTCCGCCCGCTGGTCTCTGAACGGTCATTAG
- a CDS encoding dienelactone hydrolase family protein, with product MPELSAVHQRLVDTVPAGAGARIETATVAYEHDGQPLEGYVAHDAAITERKPAVVIVHDWSGLREYPKARAQMLARLGYYAFAADIYGTGRRFESEDDCFAEATKYYGDLPLLRARVRAAYDEVAKNPAVDPERIVVLGYCFGGSAALEFARTGAALRGAVSLHGRLIVHEPAEVDGITGSLLVLTGGADEVVPDSAIAAFQDELRTREDLDWQVNVYSGAPHAYTIAGTEYFHETADRRSWQALTAFLGEVLGR from the coding sequence ATGCCTGAGCTCTCCGCCGTCCATCAGCGGCTTGTCGACACCGTGCCGGCCGGGGCGGGTGCCCGGATCGAGACGGCGACGGTCGCGTACGAGCACGACGGTCAGCCGCTGGAGGGCTACGTCGCCCACGACGCGGCGATCACCGAGCGGAAACCGGCGGTGGTGATCGTGCACGACTGGTCGGGGCTGCGGGAGTACCCGAAGGCGCGGGCGCAGATGCTGGCCCGGCTCGGCTACTACGCGTTCGCCGCCGACATCTACGGCACCGGGCGGCGTTTCGAGTCCGAGGACGACTGTTTCGCCGAGGCCACCAAGTACTACGGGGACCTGCCGCTGCTGCGGGCCCGGGTGCGGGCCGCCTACGACGAGGTCGCCAAGAACCCGGCCGTCGACCCGGAGCGGATCGTCGTGCTGGGCTACTGCTTCGGTGGATCGGCGGCGCTGGAGTTCGCCCGCACCGGGGCGGCCCTGCGCGGCGCGGTGTCGCTGCACGGCCGGCTGATCGTGCACGAGCCGGCCGAGGTGGACGGCATCACCGGGTCGCTGCTGGTGCTCACCGGCGGCGCCGACGAGGTGGTCCCGGACTCGGCGATCGCCGCGTTCCAGGACGAGCTGCGCACCCGCGAGGACCTGGACTGGCAGGTGAACGTGTACTCGGGGGCGCCGCACGCGTACACGATCGCCGGCACCGAGTACTTCCACGAGACCGCCGACCGGCGCAGCTGGCAGGCGCTCACCGCGTTCCTCGGCGAGGTTCTCGGACGGTGA
- a CDS encoding DoxX family membrane protein yields the protein MTATGRDAATSLEHVPAPGSMLTHTAARSLAVLRIALGFVFLWAFLDKTFGWGYATPAERSWLNGGSPTKGFLAGVDVGPFQSFFTGIAGQAWADWLFMLGLLGIGLALILGIGMRIAAGAGALMMLLMWFAEFPPAKTTGAGEATHSTNPLVDYHIVYALGVIVTALTYAGHTWGLGRWWASLPLVRRNPWLI from the coding sequence ATGACTGCCACCGGCCGCGACGCGGCCACCTCGTTGGAACACGTCCCGGCACCCGGCTCGATGCTCACCCACACCGCCGCCCGCAGCCTCGCCGTGCTGCGCATCGCCCTCGGTTTCGTCTTCCTGTGGGCGTTCCTCGACAAGACCTTCGGCTGGGGCTACGCCACCCCTGCCGAGCGTTCCTGGCTCAACGGCGGCTCCCCCACCAAGGGCTTCCTCGCCGGCGTCGACGTCGGCCCGTTCCAGAGCTTCTTCACCGGCATCGCCGGCCAGGCGTGGGCCGACTGGCTGTTCATGCTCGGCCTGCTCGGCATCGGCCTGGCGCTGATCCTCGGCATCGGCATGCGGATCGCGGCCGGCGCCGGCGCGCTGATGATGCTGCTCATGTGGTTCGCCGAGTTCCCGCCAGCCAAGACCACCGGCGCGGGCGAGGCCACCCACTCGACCAACCCGCTCGTCGACTACCACATCGTCTACGCGCTCGGCGTGATCGTCACCGCGCTCACCTACGCCGGTCACACCTGGGGCCTGGGCCGCTGGTGGGCGAGCCTGCCGCTGGTCCGGCGCAACCCCTGGCTGATCTGA
- a CDS encoding bifunctional aminoglycoside phosphotransferase/ATP-binding protein, whose translation MTSLGHPEVVETPAAVLFLLGERAYKLRKPVELGRHDFRRRTDRFHLCHREVQLNRRLAPDVHLGVTDLLGVDGEPCEHLVVMRRMPADRRLSTLVRSRTPLDDEMRRLARVLTVFHAGARRGTAIDAEATLTELQDRWDTLAGRLGRFHCGMLSATDAIEAHQRAHQFLAGRESLLAERVAQGRIVDGHGDLNTDDIFLLDDGPRVLGCLAFDDRLRCLDVLDDVASLTVDLEQLGAPALADHFLTAYLAFSGDPGPAALRHHYSAYRALSRAELGCLRHEQGDPSAAGDVAAHLGLALRHLRAGTVRLVLLGGPSATGRSGLAGRLADRLGATVLSGNRIRRELAGIDPDGSSASDFRTGIYTAEWTERTYAELIWRARRLLEHGETVILDASWSRDRHRGRARELAGCTHSELVELRCAPDPDRPAGRWTGCAPDDLGIRLAAAAARDADDWPQARTVDAEAPALTVLGGTFGPDETGHQPPVTMRPAANSRP comes from the coding sequence ATGACCTCGCTCGGCCACCCCGAGGTGGTGGAGACGCCTGCCGCGGTGCTGTTCCTGCTCGGCGAACGGGCCTACAAACTCAGGAAGCCGGTGGAACTCGGCCGCCATGACTTCCGCCGTCGCACCGACCGGTTCCACCTCTGCCACCGGGAGGTACAGCTCAACCGCCGGCTCGCCCCGGACGTCCACCTCGGTGTCACCGACCTGCTCGGCGTCGACGGCGAGCCCTGCGAGCACCTGGTGGTGATGCGCCGCATGCCCGCCGACCGCCGCCTGTCGACGCTGGTCCGGTCGCGTACGCCGCTCGACGACGAGATGCGCCGCCTGGCCCGGGTGCTGACCGTCTTCCACGCCGGCGCCCGGCGCGGCACGGCGATCGACGCGGAGGCGACCCTCACGGAGCTACAGGATCGCTGGGACACGTTGGCCGGCCGGCTGGGTCGATTCCACTGCGGCATGCTGAGCGCCACCGACGCCATCGAGGCCCACCAGCGTGCTCACCAGTTCCTCGCCGGACGCGAATCGTTGCTGGCCGAGCGGGTCGCGCAGGGCCGGATCGTCGACGGCCACGGCGATCTGAACACCGACGACATCTTCCTGCTCGACGACGGCCCGCGGGTACTCGGCTGCCTGGCGTTCGACGACCGGCTGCGCTGCCTGGACGTGCTGGACGACGTGGCGAGCCTGACGGTGGACCTGGAACAGCTGGGCGCACCCGCGCTCGCGGACCATTTCCTCACCGCCTACCTGGCGTTCAGCGGCGATCCGGGCCCGGCCGCCCTGCGGCACCACTACTCGGCATACCGGGCGCTTTCCCGAGCCGAACTCGGCTGTCTGCGCCACGAACAGGGCGATCCGTCGGCGGCCGGCGACGTCGCCGCTCACCTCGGCCTCGCACTGCGACACCTGCGCGCCGGCACGGTCCGTCTGGTGCTGTTGGGCGGCCCATCGGCGACCGGCCGGTCCGGGCTGGCCGGCCGGCTCGCCGATCGGCTCGGCGCCACCGTGCTGTCCGGCAATCGGATCCGGCGGGAACTGGCCGGAATCGACCCGGACGGCAGCAGCGCGTCGGACTTCCGCACCGGGATCTACACCGCCGAGTGGACCGAGCGGACCTACGCCGAGCTGATCTGGCGGGCGCGCCGGCTGCTGGAGCACGGTGAGACCGTGATCCTGGACGCCTCCTGGAGCCGGGATCGGCACCGGGGCCGGGCACGCGAGCTGGCCGGCTGCACACACAGCGAACTGGTCGAGCTGCGCTGTGCCCCCGATCCGGACCGGCCGGCCGGCCGATGGACCGGCTGTGCCCCGGACGACCTCGGCATCCGGCTCGCCGCCGCGGCTGCCCGCGATGCCGACGACTGGCCCCAGGCGCGGACCGTGGACGCCGAAGCTCCGGCGCTGACCGTGCTGGGCGGGACGTTCGGCCCGGACGAGACGGGACATCAGCCTCCGGTGACCATGCGCCCGGCGGCGAATAGTCGTCCATAG
- a CDS encoding DUF1876 domain-containing protein has protein sequence MMHTRTWTVEITIDEHEDERRTHAVAVLRTEARPQVRGEGTAQRAPRDLEVPEIGDELATARALADLAYQLLDVTAADIEGIVHRPVFLDS, from the coding sequence ATGATGCACACGCGGACCTGGACGGTCGAGATCACCATCGACGAGCACGAGGACGAGCGGCGTACGCACGCGGTTGCCGTGCTGCGCACCGAGGCCCGCCCGCAGGTACGCGGCGAGGGAACCGCCCAGCGGGCGCCGCGGGACCTGGAGGTGCCGGAGATCGGGGACGAGCTCGCCACCGCGCGGGCGCTGGCCGATCTGGCGTACCAGTTGCTGGATGTGACCGCCGCCGACATCGAGGGCATCGTGCACCGGCCGGTGTTCCTGGACAGCTGA